The Aulosira sp. FACHB-615 genomic interval GAAAAATGCACTGCAAAATTCTAGTTTTATATTTACTAATCGCTATTATGTAGCAGGCCCGATTGCGATGGCGTTGCAACCTTTAGCAGAAATTCCGATTACTTGTTTTGATATTGGCAATGATAACCGTGGCTTTGCTTTTTGGTCTACGGCGGAACAATGGGTAGGTAAAGACGCGCTATATATTACCACTGCACCGTTTAATTTGAGACAAGATTTAATGGCTAGTTATCGCCATCATTTTCGCAGCTTGGAAGAAATTGAACAAATAGTATTGCGTCGGGGTGGAGAGGTTGTAAATGTTGTTTATGTTTATCAAGCCAAGACGTTGCTGAAACCATATCATCGTAGTTATGGGATTTGACTCAGGATTTAAACGCCAAGGTCGTCTGTTGAGACTGGGTGCAAGGGTTTACGGGTGTAAGAGCTTTGAGATACCTATACTTCTACACTTCTTTCTTAAACCATTGATTAGCAGTTGTGACGCAAATACCTACTAACAAGAAAGCCAAAGCACAAAACAAACTGCTATTTATCGGTGTGATTTTTGCAGCGTGGGGAAATAACCAGCCAAATAAACTCATGGCTAAAGCAAACCCACCAAAGTAAGTCCCTATACCCAAACCTCCCCAATTGGGAGGCATTAATTCCAAAGCTAAAGGAATTACACCATTGATAATGGTACTAAAACTTGGTACTAACAAAACAATTAACGGTAAGATAGCACCTGTAAAAGCGATCGCTAATATGGAAATAATTGTGGTAACTACACCCACTAGCATTGCCTGACTATTACCGAGTTTGACTGCAAAAACTCCGGCTGGTAGGGCAGAGATGGCGATCGCCAGCCCAATGTAAACTAGTAGCATGTCCATATTTTGCCCAGAAAATTGTAACTTGAGCAATTGCGTTAAGGTGTTCATTAATAGCCTTGTACCCCAGGCGACACCGATACCAGTGGCAAAAATTAAACTCAATGTGGGATAAGGTAATTTGACAGTTGTGGTTTCCTGCTGAAGATTTGGTGTGTCGGGAGGGTTCAACCAACGTAATAGCCAAGCCACCGCCAACATCACAAAAGAAGCAATTGTAAAGGCGAAAACTGCCCCAAAACTCAGGATATATTGACTCGCTATGGGTCGAAACGCCCCAATTGTACCCCCAACCAAAGTCACAACGCTCACGGCTGATGGTAACTGGGGCGGTGTGGCATATTTCCACAATAAAGCCATAGCCGGACTGCGAAATATAGTCATAGCTAATGCCCAGGCTACCAGAGTTAGCGGTAAAAGCGATCGCATAATTGCCGTTGGCTGGACAAAAGTTACCATACATGGTATTGCAATAAACAGGGTTGATGACAGAATCACACCCACAGAGATGAAGGGAAAACGACTTCCTACCCAACGCTGAGATTTATCCGAAAGTCCACCCATCACAGGTTCTAAGACTGCACTCAAAGCATTTTCA includes:
- a CDS encoding MFS transporter, translating into MSIVRSPAQVLWLQVLALAAVQGSISLAWLIYNSYLPQLLTQFGFSASLAAGLLVVENALSAVLEPVMGGLSDKSQRWVGSRFPFISVGVILSSTLFIAIPCMVTFVQPTAIMRSLLPLTLVAWALAMTIFRSPAMALLWKYATPPQLPSAVSVVTLVGGTIGAFRPIASQYILSFGAVFAFTIASFVMLAVAWLLRWLNPPDTPNLQQETTTVKLPYPTLSLIFATGIGVAWGTRLLMNTLTQLLKLQFSGQNMDMLLVYIGLAIAISALPAGVFAVKLGNSQAMLVGVVTTIISILAIAFTGAILPLIVLLVPSFSTIINGVIPLALELMPPNWGGLGIGTYFGGFALAMSLFGWLFPHAAKITPINSSLFCALAFLLVGICVTTANQWFKKEV